The DNA region GTGGGAACTCTGAACGCTACTCTGGTTCACCCCCGCGAAGTTTTTGAGCCGGCGGTAAAAAATCTTGCGGCGCAGATTATCGTAGCCCATAATCACCCTTCAGGAAACCCTGACCCTTCGGAGGATGATCTGAAAATTACGAAAAAGCTGGTGGCTGCCGGAAAAATACTGGGAATAGAAGTAGTAGACCACATCATCGTTACCAAAAAAAGTTTCTTCAGCTTTAAGGAAAAAAATCTACTGTAACATCTGTGTTCTGCCGGAGCAAGCAATCTTTCTTTATTTGAGGCGCCATTTGACGCCGGAAGGCGTGTCTTCTATAACAACGCCCTTTTCAAGAAGTTCCTGCCTTATACTGTCGGCTGAAGCGTAGTCCCGGGATTTTTTCGCAGCGATACGCTTTTCAATCATTCCCTGAATTTCGTCTTCGGATATAAGAAGTTTCTTTTCTTTTTTTTCGAGCTTGAGAAAGCCGAGGATGGCGTCCATATCCTCTGCCTTCTTTAAAACAGCCGAGGATTTTGTCTGATTAAACAGTTTGACAAGGGCGAAAAAAGAGGCAAAGGCGGCGGATGTGTTGAAATCATCCGCGAGAGCGGACATGAAATCCTCATATATTTTTTCCGCCTCTAATCGTGCTTCGCCGGTCTCATCCTGTTTCGGTTTTTCCTCAAAGGCCCTGTTCACCCTTTCAAGCGTCCTTTCGGCGTCGGAGAGGGCGTCTTCAGAAAAATCTATGGGGGAACGGTAATGCTGGCTGAGAAGAAAGAAACGCACCGCCTGAGGCGAGAATTTTTTATATATATCCCGGAGCGTGAAAAAATTGCTGAGCGATTTGCTCATCTTTTCCTTATTTATGGTCACAAAACCGTTGTGCAGCCAGAAGCGGCTGAAAGGTTTACCTGTTATCGCCTCACTCTGCGCTATCTCGTTTTCGTGATGAGGAAAAACAAGATCCTGGCCACCTGCGTGAATGTCCAGCGTCTGCCCCAGATACTTGGCGCTCATCACGGAACATTCTATGTGCCAGCCAGGCCTGCCCTTTCCCCAGGGCGAATCCCAACCGGGCT from Candidatus Omnitrophota bacterium includes:
- a CDS encoding cysteine--tRNA ligase, with product MRKIFFYNTLTKKKEDFAPLKEGEAGMYVCGITPYDYTHLGHGRCYVVFDAIRKFLKSAGYNVKYVQNFTDIDDKIIARAAEKNTDCLTLSSRFIDEYYTDIRRLGVDDADVSPKVSEHIGDIIEAVSKLMEKGFAYEIAGSVYYRIGKFQDYGKLSGRNTADLKPGARVEVDKEKESPLDFAVWRKSAEGEPGWDSPWGKGRPGWHIECSVMSAKYLGQTLDIHAGGQDLVFPHHENEIAQSEAITGKPFSRFWLHNGFVTINKEKMSKSLSNFFTLRDIYKKFSPQAVRFFLLSQHYRSPIDFSEDALSDAERTLERVNRAFEEKPKQDETGEARLEAEKIYEDFMSALADDFNTSAAFASFFALVKLFNQTKSSAVLKKAEDMDAILGFLKLEKKEKKLLISEDEIQGMIEKRIAAKKSRDYASADSIRQELLEKGVVIEDTPSGVKWRLK